Within Terriglobia bacterium, the genomic segment TCCCCTGGCCGAAGCAGCCAAAACGCTGCCCGGGCCGGATTTACTCCGACGCGGCCTCCCCGGCGGAACGCCACACACCAATTTGACCGAAGTAATGCCTTGAGTATTAAACAGGTGTGGACTTGCCGTTACCGTATCACAGGCTGCCGGTCTAGACAATCCTGAGTGAACCACCAGGCAGTTTGGCGCACCCGGTGCCCGGTTGCTATCTCTCCAACCTAGCCACCATCGCGTCCAGCGACAGCGAGCGCAGCAGGTTGCGCCGCATGCCGCTATCCACCTCTCCCACATACTGTGATGCCGCCGCAATCCAGGCGAAGTCCACCGACGCGGCCAGCCGTTTCAGTTCCGCCGCGATGTCGGTGTTGCGCACCAGTTCCGGCGTGCCCGACTTCAGGTACAGGATGTCCTCCAGCAGCGAATAGAACGTCCCGAGCAGGTGGTCGGTCTTGTCGCGGCCCTCGGCGCCGGCGCGATAGGTCTCGGTGGCGCGAAACAGGGCGCTGTGGTCGTCCGCATGAACCGCGGTGTTCAGTACCACCAAGGCATCCTGCCGCGCCGCCGTGTACGCCGCCAGGCCGAAGGAGCGCGCCCGGCCCACCGCTCCCTCCGACAGCCTGGCCACCAGCGCCCGCTGCAGCGGCTTCCACTCAGGATGCAAGCGCGCCAGGTCTTGCTCGATCTCCGCCGTGTCCAGCGGTGCCAGGCGAAAGCTCACGCAGCGCGAGCGGGTGGTGGGCAGCAATTGCCCGGGATTTTCCGCCAGCAGAAAGAGGGTGGCAAAGTCCGGCGGCTCCTCCAAGACTTTCAGCAGGGAGTTGGCGGCCTCTTTCATGAAGGCCGTGGTGGTGAAGACGTACACCCGGCGCCGAC encodes:
- a CDS encoding DNA polymerase III subunit delta'; protein product: MGFDQFHGNRDVVESLRGMLARDRFPHAVILAGPEGSGKYTLAQMLAKAMNCQSPPQGDLPDFCGACKNCVRIAEADDLEARCAAAVEAREGLKETDKKETRILVQTHPDVLIIPPDPPQMMIKVDQVRHVIRNIYYRPGEGRRRVYVFTTTAFMKEAANSLLKVLEEPPDFATLFLLAENPGQLLPTTRSRCVSFRLAPLDTAEIEQDLARLHPEWKPLQRALVARLSEGAVGRARSFGLAAYTAARQDALVVLNTAVHADDHSALFRATETYRAGAEGRDKTDHLLGTFYSLLEDILYLKSGTPELVRNTDIAAELKRLAASVDFAWIAAASQYVGEVDSGMRRNLLRSLSLDAMVARLER